A window from Musa acuminata AAA Group cultivar baxijiao unplaced genomic scaffold, Cavendish_Baxijiao_AAA HiC_scaffold_1139, whole genome shotgun sequence encodes these proteins:
- the LOC135671460 gene encoding mitochondrial import inner membrane translocase subunit TIM22-4-like produces MGAADGEPREAPEEEEEKPRIEPLRLPTPEEIRGQDIWNNCAVRSVVSGIMGGGLGLFMGLFLGALDNPIMQDEMTAKQQFIYTAKQMGRRSYSSAKAFAVMGFIFSAAECVIEKARAKHDTTNTFVAGCVTGGAISAKGGPKAACVGCAGFAAFSVLIEKFLDRHS; encoded by the exons ATGGGCGCGGCCGATGGAGAGCCCCGGGAGGcccccgaggaggaggaggagaagccgcGGATAGAGCCGCTGCGGCTCCCGACGCCGGAGGAGATACGAGGCCAGGACATCTGGAACAACTGCGCCGTCCGCAGCGTCGTCAGTGGCATCATGG GCGGTGGACTTGGTCTATTCATGGGCTTGTTTCTTGGGGCTCTGGATAATCCTATAATGCAGGATGAGATGACGGCAAAGCAGCAATTCATATATACAGCAAAACAAATGGGGCGGAGAAGTTATAGCTCTGCAAAGGCATTTGCTGTCATGGGCTTTATTTTCTCAGCTGCTGAGTGTGTTATAGAGAAG gcTCGAGCAAAACATGACACCACAAATACATTTGTTGCTGGTTGTGTTACAGGAGGGGCTATTTCTGCAAAAG GCGGTCCGAAGGCTGCATGCGTTGGTTGTGCAGGTTTTGCAGCATTCTCGGTCCTAATTGAGAAGTTCCTTGATCGGCATTCTTAA
- the LOC135671420 gene encoding non-classical arabinogalactan protein 31-like, translating to MVDHHLSVVPDQLTAEQDMPAKLPWSLLAVMALLLGTTGVFPAAAAGEAGRKVIVAVEGLVSCQDCASVGTWELAGSRRLPAARVGITCKDHRGRVVLYRAATADDNGYVFAELYTTTMRGGYFDPAESCAVRLLVSPDDRCSSVTDVNGGDRGTPLRYQNTTIPGQYADLDVYVAGPLAFKPAYCPPKAT from the coding sequence ATGGTCGATCACCATCTCTCCGTCGTTCCAGATCAGCTCACAGCAGAACAAGACATGCCGGCCAAGCTTCCGTGGTCTCTCCTCGCCGTCATGGCGCTCCTCCTGGGGACCACAGGCGTGTTCCCAGCGGCGGCGGCTGGCGAGGCGGGGAGGAAGGTGATAGTGGCGGTGGAGGGGTTGGTCAGCTGCCAGGACTGCGCCAGCGTGGGGACGTGGGAGCTTGCCGGCTCCAGACGGCTACCGGCGGCCAGGGTGGGCATCACCTGCAAGGACCACAGGGGGCGGGTGGTGCTGTACAGGGCGGCGACGGCGGACGACAACGGGTACGTGTTCGCTGAGCTGTACACCACCACCATGCGCGGCGGCTACTTCGACCCGGCCGAGTCCTGCGCCGTGCGCCTCCTGGTGTCGCCCGACGACCGCTGCAGCAGCGTCACCGACGTCAACGGCGGCGACCGGGGGACGCCGCTGCGCTATCAGAACACCACCATCCCGGGGCAGTACGCCGACCTCGACGTGTATGTGGCGGGGCCGCTGGCCTTCAAGCCGGCCTACTGTCCCCCAAAGGCGACTTAA
- the LOC135671364 gene encoding dehydration-responsive element-binding protein 2A-like: MAMEQERKKRQPRRGHDGPNSVAETIARWREHNGQLDADNCVRRAPAKGSKKGCMKGKGGPDNPNCQYRGVRQRTWGKWVAEIREPNRGNRLWLGTFPTALEAAVAYDEAARAMYGPYARLNLPERYGDSQLGATNGSCESCMTSHQSHSDVGISSSGETEVIPKIEKTDERDNGLSSSGNHKMEHSQPGYWNEDFPIDEIFLEALLEGMDADCTGTYHQIGMGDGDAYQRRGDVSDFPFHPQNADAEMLGAFPQVDEGLNGFDPDDYFLWPIEGD; this comes from the exons ATGGCGATGGAACAGGAAAG gAAAAAGCGACAACCACGAAGGGGGCATGATGGTCCCAATTCTGTGGCAGAAACTATTGCTCGATGGAGAGAGCACAACGGTCAACTGGATGCCGATAATTGTGTCCGTCGAGCACCGGCAAAAGGTTCAAAGAAAGGTTGTATGAAAGGCAAAGGAGGTCCAGATAATCCAAACTGCCAATACCGTGGTGTCAGGCAGCGAACATGGGGCAAATGGGTCGCTGAGATCCGAGAACCCAATCGTGGTAATCGACTGTGGTTAGGCACCTTCCCAACTGCGCTGGAAGCTGCTGTTGCTTATGACGAAGCTGCAAGAGCTATGTATGGACCTTATGCCCGTCTCAACTTGCCCGAACGTTATGGTGATAGTCAACTTGGTGCAACTAATGGATCATGCGAATCCTGCATGACGTCGCATCAGTCTCATTCGGATGTCGGTATTTCAAGCTCAGGGGAAACCGAGGTGATACCAAAAATCGAGAAGACGGATGAGCGGGACAATGGACTATCATCATCAGGCAATCACAAGATGGAGCATTCTCAACCTGGATATTGGAATGAGGATTTCCCTATAGATGAAATTTTCTTGGAAGCATTGTTAGAGGGGATGGATGCTGATTGCACCGGTACTTATCACCAAATTGGCATGGGTGACGGTGATGCTTATCAGCGACGCGGTGATGTCTCGGATTTCCCATTCCACCCTCAGAACGCCGACGCCGAGATGCTTGGGGCTTTTCCTCAAGTAGATGAAGGCCTAAATGGTTTTGATCCCGATGACTATTTCTTATGGCCTATAGAAGGAGACTAG
- the LOC135671352 gene encoding probable protein phosphatase 2C 26 isoform X1, with protein sequence MGRLSIPHPHRLLLPSPSPLHPSSDASTIPRRSRFSPSAHRQIRSELSLSCGSHLIPHPAKVDKGGEDAFFVTNHNGGILAVADGVSGWAEQSIDPALFSQELMANASGLVVDEEVSYDPQALMRKAHAATSSVGSATVIIAMLEKDATLKVANVGDCGLRLIRRGQVVFATSPQEHYFDCPYQLSSEKIGQTYQDAMVCTVELMEGDIVVMGSDGLFDNVFDHEIISTVSGSPEVAEAAKILANLASNHSKDPNFDSPYSMEARSRGFDVPWWKKILGRKLTGGKLDDITVIVGRIISSSDSREVGYETT encoded by the exons ATGGGGAGGCTCTCCATCCCTCACCCCCACCGCCTCCTCCTTCCCTCCCCCTCCCCTCTCCATCCCTCCTCCGATGCCTCCACTATCCCCAGGCGGAGCCGCTTCTCTCCCTCCGCGCATCGGCAAATCAG GTCGGAGTTGTCCTTGTCGTGTGGAAGTCATCTCATACCGCACCCAGCAAAG gTCGATAAGGGCGGAGAGGACGCCTTCTTCGTGACCAATCACAATGGTGGAATTCTTGCGGTAGCCGATGGTGTTTCCGG GTGGGCGGAACAGAGCATCGATCCTGCACTCTTTTCGCAAGAGTTGATGGCAAATGCTTCCGGGCTAGTTGTTGATGAAGAG GTCAGTTATGATCCTCAAGCTCTCATGAGAAAGGCTCATGCTGCAACCTCCTCTGTAGGTTCAGCTACTGT TATAATTGCAATGTTGGAGAAGGATGCAACCTTAAAAGTAGCAAATGTAGGAGATTGTGGACTTCGACTTATACGAAGAG GGCAAGTAGTCTTTGCGACATCTCCACAAGAACATTATTTTGACTGTCCTTACCAATTGAGCTCTGAGAAAATTGGACAAACATATCAGGATGCCATG GTATGTACTGTTGAGTTGATGGAAGGAGATATAGTTGTCATGGGCTCGGATGGCCTTTTCGACAATGTCTTCGATCATGAAATAATTTCTACTGTCTCTGGGTCTCCAGAAGTGGCCGAGGCTG CAAAGATACTAGCCAATTTAGCAAGTAATCATTCGAAGGATCCAAATTTTGATTCACCATATTCCATGGAAGCCAGGAGTAGG GGCTTTGATGTACCCTGGTGGAAGAAAATTCTTGGAAGAAAATTAACAG GGGGTAAGCTAGATGATATCACTGTTATCGTTGGGCGAATAATTAGCTCATCAGATAGCAGAGAGGTGGGCTATGAAACCACTTAG
- the LOC135671343 gene encoding uncharacterized protein At5g01610-like, with amino-acid sequence MDQIMNKAGTYWFSKKAGKEISSVGDDINSLSNSIEGGAKWLVNKIKGKMQKPLAELLKEYDMPIGLFPEDATNYEFNEETGKLAVFIPSVCEVGYKDSSVLRFFTTVTGYLEKGKLADIEGIKTKVLIWVKVSCVSTEGTKVHFATGLKKTRSRDAYEVVRNGVSVDKF; translated from the exons ATGGATCAAATAATGAACAAGGCCGGAACCTACTGGTTCAGCAAGAAAGCCGGCAAAGAGATCTCCTCCGTCGGTGACGACATCAAT TCACTTTCCAACAGCATCGAAGGAGGAGCAAAATGGCTAGTCAACAAAATCAAAG GAAAGATGCAGAAACCATTGGCTGAACTACTAAAGGAGTACGATATGCCAATAGGCCTCTTCCCGGAGGACGCCACCAACTATGAGTTCAATGAAGAGACAGGGAAGCTTGCTGTATTCATACCATCTGTATGTGAAGTCGGGTACAAGGATTCATCGGTCTTGCGTTTCTTCACCACAGTGACTGGGTACTTGGAGAAGGGAAAGCTGGCTGATATCGAGGGAATTAAGACTAAGGTCTTGATTTGGGTGAAAGTAAGTTGTGTGTCCACTGAAGGAACCAAGGTCCATTTTGCCACTGGACTGAAGAAAACCCGGAGCCGAGATGCATATGAAGTAGTCAGGAATGGTGTTTCTGTAGACAAGTTTTAA
- the LOC135671352 gene encoding probable protein phosphatase 2C 1 isoform X3 — protein MKSIIAMLEKDATLKVANVGDCGLRLIRRGQVVFATSPQEHYFDCPYQLSSEKIGQTYQDAMVCTVELMEGDIVVMGSDGLFDNVFDHEIISTVSGSPEVAEAAKILANLASNHSKDPNFDSPYSMEARSRGFDVPWWKKILGRKLTGGKLDDITVIVGRIISSSDSREVGYETT, from the exons ATGAAGAG TATAATTGCAATGTTGGAGAAGGATGCAACCTTAAAAGTAGCAAATGTAGGAGATTGTGGACTTCGACTTATACGAAGAG GGCAAGTAGTCTTTGCGACATCTCCACAAGAACATTATTTTGACTGTCCTTACCAATTGAGCTCTGAGAAAATTGGACAAACATATCAGGATGCCATG GTATGTACTGTTGAGTTGATGGAAGGAGATATAGTTGTCATGGGCTCGGATGGCCTTTTCGACAATGTCTTCGATCATGAAATAATTTCTACTGTCTCTGGGTCTCCAGAAGTGGCCGAGGCTG CAAAGATACTAGCCAATTTAGCAAGTAATCATTCGAAGGATCCAAATTTTGATTCACCATATTCCATGGAAGCCAGGAGTAGG GGCTTTGATGTACCCTGGTGGAAGAAAATTCTTGGAAGAAAATTAACAG GGGGTAAGCTAGATGATATCACTGTTATCGTTGGGCGAATAATTAGCTCATCAGATAGCAGAGAGGTGGGCTATGAAACCACTTAG
- the LOC135671352 gene encoding probable protein phosphatase 2C 26 isoform X2, whose translation MGRLSIPHPHRLLLPSPSPLHPSSDASTIPRRSRFSPSAHRQIRSELSLSCGSHLIPHPAKVDKGGEDAFFVTNHNGGILAVADGVSGWAEQSIDPALFSQELMANASGLVVDEEVSYDPQALMRKAHAATSSVGSATVIIAMLEKDATLKVANVGDCGLRLIRRGQVVFATSPQEHYFDCPYQLSSEKIGQTYQDAMVCTVELMEGDIVVMGSDGLFDNVFDHEIISTVSGSPEVAEILANLASNHSKDPNFDSPYSMEARSRGFDVPWWKKILGRKLTGGKLDDITVIVGRIISSSDSREVGYETT comes from the exons ATGGGGAGGCTCTCCATCCCTCACCCCCACCGCCTCCTCCTTCCCTCCCCCTCCCCTCTCCATCCCTCCTCCGATGCCTCCACTATCCCCAGGCGGAGCCGCTTCTCTCCCTCCGCGCATCGGCAAATCAG GTCGGAGTTGTCCTTGTCGTGTGGAAGTCATCTCATACCGCACCCAGCAAAG gTCGATAAGGGCGGAGAGGACGCCTTCTTCGTGACCAATCACAATGGTGGAATTCTTGCGGTAGCCGATGGTGTTTCCGG GTGGGCGGAACAGAGCATCGATCCTGCACTCTTTTCGCAAGAGTTGATGGCAAATGCTTCCGGGCTAGTTGTTGATGAAGAG GTCAGTTATGATCCTCAAGCTCTCATGAGAAAGGCTCATGCTGCAACCTCCTCTGTAGGTTCAGCTACTGT TATAATTGCAATGTTGGAGAAGGATGCAACCTTAAAAGTAGCAAATGTAGGAGATTGTGGACTTCGACTTATACGAAGAG GGCAAGTAGTCTTTGCGACATCTCCACAAGAACATTATTTTGACTGTCCTTACCAATTGAGCTCTGAGAAAATTGGACAAACATATCAGGATGCCATG GTATGTACTGTTGAGTTGATGGAAGGAGATATAGTTGTCATGGGCTCGGATGGCCTTTTCGACAATGTCTTCGATCATGAAATAATTTCTACTGTCTCTGGGTCTCCAGAAGTGGCCGAG ATACTAGCCAATTTAGCAAGTAATCATTCGAAGGATCCAAATTTTGATTCACCATATTCCATGGAAGCCAGGAGTAGG GGCTTTGATGTACCCTGGTGGAAGAAAATTCTTGGAAGAAAATTAACAG GGGGTAAGCTAGATGATATCACTGTTATCGTTGGGCGAATAATTAGCTCATCAGATAGCAGAGAGGTGGGCTATGAAACCACTTAG